A genomic segment from Flavobacterium inviolabile encodes:
- a CDS encoding T9SS type A sorting domain-containing protein: MKKNYFITSLLILLISFASFGQACNVPANIAVTNVTATTANISWTSSNNETQWEVIILPLGTPAPQPGTPGIVSVTSPYTVTMLSPCTSYDVYVRAICTPTTNSNWSAPVNFNTIMSLPANGLPNLLICGMNNSGFALFNLTAQTPVVLDGLNPATHTVDYYTTMQDASNSANPIATPQSYTNTTPFSQVIFVRVSDTATGCHRVISFNLTVNASPVVSLPGSGFICFDANTSTTTPYTISTGLSGTLHSFVWSLNGTPISGATGATFNATQEGVYSVTATDIVNGCTSMPSEIVLSLTNAPTATAAITNQTVTINVSGQGDFQFQIDNEPAQNSNIFTNVALGTHSIAIIPSHSSCGPLYLTVTVTTPSAPLGQPTQTFTPGQTLAHLTVNGQNIQWYANPAAHGLTTEPTLPLSTVLVNNTTYYASQTINGIESPDRLAITVSTALNSEDFTFKKLAYYPNPVANTLTVSNQENFSNITVTNLLGQLIVNKSLNTNQYEMDFSSLSKGIYLIKVKAANQEKTFKIVKN, translated from the coding sequence ATGAAAAAAAACTACTTTATCACATCACTACTTATCCTACTGATCTCTTTCGCTTCGTTTGGACAGGCTTGTAACGTTCCGGCAAATATTGCCGTGACCAATGTTACAGCGACTACCGCCAACATTAGCTGGACATCTTCCAACAATGAAACGCAGTGGGAAGTTATTATTTTGCCACTTGGTACTCCTGCACCACAACCTGGCACTCCCGGAATAGTATCGGTAACCAGTCCTTATACCGTTACGATGCTATCACCTTGTACTTCCTATGATGTATATGTGAGAGCCATTTGCACTCCAACAACAAACAGCAACTGGTCTGCTCCGGTAAATTTTAACACCATAATGTCTTTACCTGCCAATGGCCTGCCTAATTTATTAATATGCGGCATGAATAATAGCGGTTTTGCCCTTTTTAATTTAACGGCACAAACCCCGGTTGTATTAGACGGCTTAAATCCGGCTACACATACTGTAGACTACTATACAACCATGCAGGATGCTAGTAACAGCGCCAATCCGATAGCCACACCTCAAAGCTACACCAACACAACTCCTTTTTCACAAGTAATTTTTGTACGGGTTAGCGATACCGCAACCGGCTGTCATCGCGTTATTAGCTTTAACCTGACCGTTAATGCTTCACCTGTTGTAAGTTTGCCAGGATCAGGTTTCATTTGTTTTGATGCCAATACCAGTACAACAACGCCTTATACCATTTCAACCGGTCTGTCCGGCACCCTGCATTCTTTTGTATGGTCCCTGAACGGCACACCTATTTCCGGTGCCACCGGCGCAACTTTTAATGCTACACAAGAAGGTGTATACAGTGTAACAGCCACCGATATTGTTAATGGATGTACCTCAATGCCTTCCGAAATTGTACTTAGCTTAACAAATGCTCCTACCGCTACTGCTGCGATTACCAACCAAACGGTAACCATAAATGTTAGCGGCCAGGGTGATTTCCAATTTCAGATTGATAATGAGCCGGCACAAAACAGTAACATCTTTACCAATGTTGCTTTAGGAACGCATTCCATAGCCATTATCCCTTCGCATTCCAGCTGTGGCCCACTATATTTAACCGTGACCGTGACCACACCATCGGCTCCATTAGGACAACCGACACAGACATTCACACCGGGACAGACATTAGCCCATCTTACCGTTAACGGGCAAAACATCCAATGGTATGCAAATCCGGCTGCTCACGGGTTAACAACCGAGCCTACATTACCGCTATCAACCGTTTTAGTAAACAATACTACCTATTATGCTTCACAAACCATTAACGGTATTGAAAGCCCGGACCGCTTAGCGATAACAGTCTCCACTGCTTTAAACAGCGAAGATTTCACCTTTAAAAAACTGGCTTACTATCCGAATCCGGTAGCCAATACGTTAACTGTTTCAAACCAGGAGAATTTCAGTAACATTACTGTTACCAATTTACTGGGCCAGCTTATTGTAAATAAATCCCTGAATACAAACCAATATGAAATGGATTTTTCCAGCCTGTCAAAAGGTATTTACCTTATAAAAGTAAAAGCCGCTAATCAGGAAAAAACGTTTAAGATCGTCAAGAATTAA
- a CDS encoding TCR/Tet family MFS transporter, with translation MKQNKKSAAIGFIFITMLIDITGWGIIIPVIPKLIEELIHGDISVASKYGGWLTFSYAITQFIFAPLIGNLSDKYGRRPIILLSLLGFALDYLLLSFAPTITWLFIGRILAGVTGASITTASAYIADISTSEDRAKNFGMIGAAFGLGFIIGPVIGGVLGQYGSRIPFYAAAVLCAVNFLYGLFVLPESLSKENRREFDWKRANPIGAIMNLKKYPALLGLIVSMVILYVAAHAVHSNWSFFTMYRFDWDERMVGISLGVIGLLVGIVQGGLIRWINPKLGNEKSIYFGMVLYTLGMFLFAFAFEGWMMFLFLVPYCLGGIAGPALQSVITSHVPATEQGELQGTLTSLTSATAIVGPPLMTNTFYYFTHDEAPFQFAGAPFVLGGVLMLISTIIAYMVFKKGQL, from the coding sequence ATGAAACAAAATAAAAAGTCGGCCGCTATTGGTTTTATTTTTATTACCATGCTTATCGACATTACGGGATGGGGAATTATAATTCCGGTTATCCCAAAGCTGATAGAGGAGCTTATTCACGGCGATATCAGTGTGGCTTCCAAATATGGAGGCTGGCTGACTTTTTCGTATGCCATAACCCAGTTTATTTTTGCGCCGCTCATTGGAAACCTCAGTGATAAATACGGAAGACGGCCAATTATCCTGTTGTCGCTTCTGGGGTTTGCACTGGATTACCTTTTGCTGTCCTTTGCGCCCACCATTACCTGGCTGTTTATCGGGCGTATTTTAGCCGGTGTAACCGGAGCCAGTATTACGACAGCTTCAGCCTATATAGCCGATATCAGTACCAGTGAAGACAGGGCAAAAAACTTTGGAATGATTGGTGCCGCGTTCGGATTGGGATTTATTATCGGGCCGGTTATCGGTGGTGTTTTGGGGCAATACGGTTCCCGCATCCCGTTTTATGCCGCAGCGGTTTTATGTGCCGTTAACTTCCTGTACGGACTGTTTGTATTGCCGGAATCCTTATCGAAAGAAAACCGCAGGGAATTCGACTGGAAACGGGCTAATCCGATCGGGGCGATTATGAACCTGAAAAAATATCCGGCTTTACTGGGACTTATCGTTTCGATGGTGATCCTGTATGTCGCTGCCCATGCCGTACACAGTAACTGGAGCTTCTTTACCATGTACCGGTTTGACTGGGATGAACGAATGGTTGGTATTTCTTTAGGTGTGATTGGTTTGCTGGTTGGTATTGTTCAGGGCGGACTGATTCGCTGGATCAATCCGAAATTAGGAAACGAAAAGAGTATTTATTTCGGAATGGTCTTGTATACCTTGGGGATGTTTTTGTTTGCCTTTGCTTTTGAAGGCTGGATGATGTTCCTGTTCCTGGTTCCGTATTGTTTGGGCGGTATCGCAGGACCGGCTTTACAATCGGTTATAACGAGCCATGTTCCGGCTACAGAACAGGGAGAATTACAGGGAACCTTAACGAGTTTAACGAGTGCAACCGCGATTGTGGGCCCGCCGTTAATGACCAATACGTTCTATTATTTTACACATGATGAAGCGCCGTTCCAGTTTGCGGGAGCACCATTTGTTTTAGGTGGTGTTTTGATGCTTATCAGTACAATCATTGCCTATATGGTCTTTAAGAAAGGCCAGTTGTAA
- the odhB gene encoding 2-oxoglutarate dehydrogenase complex dihydrolipoyllysine-residue succinyltransferase, translated as MILEMKVPSPGESITEVEIATWLVKDGDYVEKDQAIAEVDSDKATLELPAEASGIITLKAEEGDAVAVGQVVCLIDTGAAKPEGGAAAPVKEEKAAEAPKAEAPKAAPAPAATTYATGTPSPAARKILDEKNIQPTEIVGTGKGGRITKDDAVNAVPSMGTPTGGSRGSERTKLSMLRRKVAERLVSAKNETAMLTTFNEVDMSAIYALREEYKEAFKAKHGLGLGFMSFFTKAVTRALQLYPDVNSMIDGQEKISYDFCDISVAVSGPKGLMVPVVRSAELLTFRGVEAEIKRLAIRARDGQITVDEMTGGTFTISNGGVFGSMLSTPIINPPQSGILGMHNVVERAIVKNGQIVIAPVMFVALSYDHRIIDGRESVGFLVAVKEALENPMEILMDNNPKKALEL; from the coding sequence ATGATTTTAGAAATGAAAGTCCCTTCACCGGGGGAATCGATCACAGAAGTTGAAATCGCAACGTGGTTGGTAAAAGACGGAGATTATGTAGAAAAAGATCAGGCTATTGCAGAGGTTGATTCGGATAAAGCAACCTTAGAGTTACCAGCGGAAGCAAGTGGTATTATTACCCTTAAGGCGGAAGAAGGTGATGCAGTTGCAGTTGGTCAGGTAGTTTGTTTAATCGATACGGGAGCAGCAAAACCGGAAGGTGGCGCAGCAGCACCGGTAAAAGAAGAAAAAGCAGCTGAGGCTCCAAAAGCGGAAGCTCCAAAAGCAGCTCCGGCTCCGGCAGCAACTACGTATGCTACAGGAACTCCTTCACCGGCAGCAAGAAAAATCTTAGACGAGAAAAACATTCAGCCTACAGAAATTGTTGGTACTGGAAAAGGTGGAAGAATTACTAAAGATGATGCTGTAAATGCAGTACCGTCTATGGGAACGCCTACAGGTGGATCCAGAGGTTCTGAAAGAACAAAATTATCCATGTTGCGTCGTAAAGTGGCAGAGCGTTTGGTTTCTGCTAAAAATGAGACCGCAATGTTAACTACATTCAATGAGGTTGACATGAGCGCTATCTATGCTTTACGCGAAGAATATAAAGAAGCTTTTAAAGCAAAACACGGTTTAGGTTTGGGCTTTATGTCTTTCTTTACAAAAGCAGTTACAAGAGCATTACAATTATATCCTGATGTAAATTCAATGATTGACGGTCAGGAGAAAATTTCATACGATTTCTGTGATATTTCTGTAGCGGTTTCCGGTCCTAAAGGATTAATGGTACCGGTTGTTCGCAGCGCAGAATTATTAACGTTCCGTGGTGTTGAAGCAGAAATCAAACGTTTGGCTATCAGAGCACGTGACGGACAAATTACAGTTGATGAAATGACTGGCGGAACATTTACTATTTCTAATGGTGGTGTTTTCGGAAGTATGTTGTCTACACCAATCATCAACCCTCCGCAATCCGGTATTTTAGGAATGCACAATGTAGTAGAGCGTGCGATCGTTAAAAACGGTCAGATTGTTATCGCTCCGGTTATGTTTGTAGCATTATCTTATGATCATAGAATTATTGACGGTCGTGAGTCTGTAGGATTCTTAGTGGCTGTAAAAGAAGCGTTGGAAAACCCAATGGAAATCTTAATGGATAATAATCCTAAAAAAGCTTTAGAGCTTTAA
- a CDS encoding 2-oxoglutarate dehydrogenase E1 component: MDRFSFLNAAHTAFFADLYDQYLQNPDSIEPSWRSFFQGFDFASEYNEGPVEQLTAMAGGQTDCSAVSDKLQKEFNVLKLIEGYRTRGHLFTKTNPVRDRRIFSPSLAIENFGLTSADLNTVFDAARVVNLNPCSLQEILNHLNKVYCESIGVEYMYIRDPKVIEWIQKRLDINDNLPDFNADQKKRILKKLNEAVSFENFLHTKYVGQKRFSLEGCESAIPALDALIETAAEKGVEQFVMGMAHRGRLNVLANVFGKATQDIFSEFDGKDYDDDALFDGDVKYHLGLTATRTTQTGKNININLAPNPSHLETVGAVIEGIARAKQDRYFPDNTSKVLPIAVHGDAAVAGQGIVYEIVQMANLDGYKTNGTIHLVINNQVGFTTNYLDARSSTYCTDIAKVTLSPVLHVNADDAEAVVHAMLFALDYRMEFGSDVFIDLLGYRKYGHNEGDEPRFTQPQLYKIISKHKNARDIYAEKLKSENVIDGNYVSGLEAEYKAGLEENLEASRKKDLTVITPFMQDEWKGFEQVSDEGMLQQFDTKVDKSVLTDVAKVVTELPADKKFISKIQKLINDRKTMFFETDKLDWAMGEMLAYGSLLTEGYDVRISGQDVERGTFSHRHAVVKVEDSEEEVVLLNQLKDQKGKFYIYNSLLSEYGVVGFDYGYALASPNTLTIWEAQFGDFSNGAQIMIDQYISAAEDKWNNQNGLVMLLPHGYENQGAEHSSARMERYLQLCAKHNMYVADCTTPANFFHLLRRQMITKFRKPLIVFTPKSLLRHPLAVSSIEEFANGSFQEVIDDASVNPNDVKSLVFCTGKFYYDLLAEREAQGRTDVALVRIEQLFPLPVAQIKAVIAKYPNADDYVWAQEEPKNMGAYGYMLMNFEEVKFRLASPKAYSAPAAGSYTRSKKRHANAIAMVFDKNLFN; this comes from the coding sequence ATGGATAGGTTTTCCTTTTTAAACGCGGCACACACTGCATTTTTTGCAGACTTATACGATCAATATTTACAAAATCCTGATAGCATTGAACCAAGCTGGAGGAGTTTCTTCCAGGGGTTTGACTTCGCAAGCGAATATAACGAAGGTCCGGTAGAACAATTAACAGCAATGGCTGGTGGTCAGACAGACTGTTCTGCGGTTTCCGATAAACTACAAAAAGAATTTAACGTTCTGAAATTAATAGAAGGTTACAGAACAAGAGGACATTTATTTACCAAAACGAACCCAGTTCGTGACCGAAGAATTTTCAGTCCTTCTTTAGCGATTGAAAACTTCGGGTTGACTTCTGCCGATTTGAATACGGTTTTTGATGCTGCGAGAGTAGTAAACTTAAATCCGTGCTCGCTTCAGGAAATTCTGAATCATCTTAATAAAGTATACTGCGAATCGATTGGAGTAGAGTATATGTACATCAGAGATCCTAAAGTGATTGAGTGGATTCAGAAGCGTTTGGATATCAATGATAACCTTCCTGATTTTAATGCAGACCAGAAAAAACGTATCCTTAAAAAACTGAATGAAGCGGTTTCTTTTGAAAACTTCCTTCATACAAAATATGTAGGGCAAAAACGTTTCTCGTTAGAAGGATGTGAATCGGCAATTCCGGCTTTGGATGCATTGATTGAAACGGCAGCCGAAAAAGGAGTTGAGCAGTTCGTAATGGGAATGGCACACAGAGGACGTTTGAATGTATTGGCTAATGTTTTTGGAAAAGCGACTCAGGACATTTTCTCAGAATTTGACGGAAAAGACTATGATGATGACGCTTTGTTTGACGGTGACGTTAAATACCACCTTGGTTTAACCGCAACCCGTACCACACAGACCGGTAAAAATATTAATATCAACTTAGCGCCAAATCCATCTCACTTAGAGACTGTTGGTGCTGTGATTGAAGGAATCGCAAGAGCAAAACAAGACCGTTATTTCCCGGACAATACCTCTAAAGTATTGCCAATCGCCGTTCACGGTGATGCAGCTGTTGCCGGACAGGGTATTGTTTATGAAATTGTTCAGATGGCTAATCTGGATGGTTACAAAACAAACGGAACGATCCATTTGGTGATCAACAACCAGGTTGGATTTACAACAAACTATTTAGACGCCCGTTCGTCTACCTATTGTACCGATATCGCTAAGGTAACCTTATCGCCGGTATTACACGTAAATGCAGATGATGCCGAGGCTGTAGTGCATGCCATGTTGTTTGCATTGGATTACCGTATGGAATTCGGATCGGATGTTTTTATCGATTTATTAGGATATAGAAAATATGGGCACAACGAAGGTGATGAGCCTCGTTTTACACAGCCACAGTTATATAAAATAATTTCCAAGCATAAAAATGCAAGAGATATTTATGCTGAAAAACTGAAATCGGAAAACGTAATTGACGGCAATTATGTATCCGGATTGGAGGCAGAATACAAAGCAGGCTTAGAGGAAAATTTAGAAGCTTCCCGTAAAAAAGACCTTACGGTGATTACCCCTTTCATGCAGGATGAATGGAAAGGATTCGAGCAGGTTAGTGACGAAGGAATGTTGCAGCAATTTGATACGAAAGTTGATAAATCGGTGCTAACGGATGTTGCTAAAGTAGTAACGGAACTTCCGGCAGATAAAAAATTCATCAGCAAAATCCAGAAGCTGATTAACGACAGAAAAACGATGTTTTTCGAAACGGACAAGCTGGATTGGGCTATGGGAGAAATGCTGGCTTACGGATCGTTACTGACAGAAGGATATGATGTTCGTATTTCCGGACAGGATGTAGAAAGAGGTACGTTCTCACACCGTCATGCGGTAGTGAAAGTGGAAGATTCGGAAGAAGAAGTAGTATTGTTAAACCAGTTAAAAGATCAAAAAGGAAAATTCTATATCTATAACTCTTTGTTATCGGAATATGGCGTGGTAGGTTTTGATTACGGATATGCATTGGCAAGTCCGAACACACTGACAATCTGGGAAGCACAGTTCGGGGATTTCTCTAACGGAGCGCAGATCATGATTGACCAGTACATTTCGGCAGCAGAGGACAAATGGAACAATCAGAACGGTTTGGTAATGTTATTGCCTCACGGTTATGAAAACCAGGGAGCGGAGCACTCTTCGGCACGTATGGAACGTTATTTACAATTGTGTGCCAAACACAATATGTATGTGGCCGACTGTACAACGCCGGCAAACTTCTTCCACCTGTTGCGAAGACAGATGATCACAAAATTCAGAAAACCATTAATTGTATTCACACCAAAAAGTTTACTGCGTCACCCGTTAGCGGTATCTTCTATTGAAGAATTTGCAAACGGAAGCTTCCAGGAGGTTATTGACGATGCTTCGGTAAATCCTAATGACGTAAAATCATTGGTATTCTGTACCGGTAAATTCTACTATGATTTATTGGCAGAAAGAGAAGCGCAGGGCAGAACAGATGTGGCTCTTGTAAGAATAGAACAGTTGTTCCCGTTACCGGTAGCGCAAATCAAAGCGGTTATTGCAAAATACCCGAATGCTGACGATTATGTTTGGGCTCAGGAAGAACCTAAAAACATGGGTGCTTACGGTTATATGCTGATGAATTTTGAAGAAGTTAAATTCCGTTTGGCATCGCCAAAAGCGTATAGTGCACCGGCAGCCGGAAGTTATACCCGTTCTAAAAAACGTCATGCAAATGCAATTGCAATGGTTTTTGACAAGAATTTATTCAATTAA